In Gigantopelta aegis isolate Gae_Host unplaced genomic scaffold, Gae_host_genome ctg1824_pilon_pilon, whole genome shotgun sequence, a genomic segment contains:
- the LOC121391164 gene encoding tetratricopeptide repeat protein 5-like gives MEETVKQLQLKEGNQQVHLPCMFLLAIDTLPRPIYQYLRGKALNVLPTYSKEAEQLLSQAVKSSPSLVDAWNSLGESYWKAGNISQAHHCFTGALSHVRSDKESLRNLSMVLRPDWKGRPTLVRVLEKAKQAVSLDVKDGTSWMVLGNAYLAIFFTVEQDPKMLQQCRTAYNQALQLYEEEYTIGLDHLEQACRLDPGWSTPQQKLQSMKQFLQSYSQLIGARGKLKPKKASNSTTICFRIM, from the exons ATGGAAGAAACTGTCAAACAACTTCAATTAAAAGAAGGTAATCAGCAAGTACATCTTCCTTGCATGTTCTTGCTTGCCATAGATACCTTACCACGCCCCATTTATCAATATCTCCGAGGCAAAGCCCTTAATGTTCTCCCAACTTATTCCAAAGAAGCAGAACAACTCCTTTCTCAAGCTGTTAAAAGCAGTCCTTCTCTTGTTGATGCTTGGAACTCTCTTGGAGAGAGTTATTGGAAGGCCGGAAATATTTCCCAGGCTCACCATTGTTTTACAGGTGCTCTGTCTCATGTGA GAAGTGATAAAGAATCACTCAGAAATTTGTCAATGGTTTTACGCCCAGATTGGAAAGG AAGGCCAACACTCGTGAGAGTTTTAGAGAAAGCTAAACAAGCTGTTTCATTAGATGTGAAAGATGGAACATCATGGA TGGTTCTTGGTAATGCTTATCTGGCTATCTTTTTTACTGTTGAACAAGATCCCAAAATGCTACAACAATGTAGGACAGCATATAACCAAGCT CTTCAATTATATGAAGAAGAATATACTATTGGACTAGATCATTTAGAACAGGCTTGTAGACTAGATCCAGGCTGGTCAACACCACAACAAAAACTACAATCTATGAAACAATTTCTACAAAGTTATAGTCAACTTATAGGAGCTCGTGGAAAACTTAAACCAAAAAAAGCTAGCAACTCTACAACAATCTGTTTTAGAATCATGTGA